A region of Jannaschia sp. W003 DNA encodes the following proteins:
- a CDS encoding DUF1244 domain-containing protein, giving the protein MDDRTRTEVEAAAFRRLRRHLLEDRPDAQNIDLMNLAGFCRNCLSRWSQEAAAERGVEMTKDEARDWFYGDFAAWKAAHQSEASADQKAAFERSFAENVGGDAKS; this is encoded by the coding sequence ATGGATGACCGCACCCGCACCGAGGTCGAGGCTGCCGCGTTCCGGCGCCTGCGCCGGCACCTCCTGGAGGACCGCCCCGACGCCCAGAACATCGACCTGATGAACCTGGCCGGCTTCTGCCGCAACTGCCTGAGCCGCTGGTCGCAGGAGGCCGCCGCGGAGCGCGGGGTGGAGATGACCAAGGACGAGGCGCGCGACTGGTTCTACGGCGACTTCGCCGCCTGGAAGGCCGCGCACCAGAGCGAAGCCTCGGCGGACCAGAAGGCCGCCTTCGAGCGCAGCTTCGCCGAGAACGTCGGCGGGGACGCGAAGTCGTGA
- the cobJ gene encoding precorrin-3B C(17)-methyltransferase yields MAVTPVVVALNRSGLATARRVAESLACPLHGRKGRTEGCDATFPDALSHVRTLFAAGHAVVGVCAAGILVRAVAPLLADKRAEPPVLSVSDDGAVVVPLLGGHRGANRMARALAEALGAMAAVTTAGDVALGVALDEPPEGWTLANPEGAKDAMAALLAGGGARVEGDAPWLRGLPEGDDVTIRATLAPHEGAGLTFHPRRAALGVGASRDCPPEELAALVDGVLAEAGIAPGALAGVWSADLKGDEPAVIALAKRLGCPLRLFTAPELESETPRTANPSDVVFAEIGTHGVAENAALRAAGPDAVLAQPKRKSAMATAALALAPAPIVDLPGRPRGRLSVVSIGPGQAAWRTPEASAWVAGADELVGYGLYIDLLGPLAAGKPRSDYPLGGEEARCRHALERAGEGRDVALVCSGDAGIYAMGALVLELMARTGEDALSPAARRVELRGTPGVSALQAAAARAGAPLGHDFCAISLSDLLTPRDDILRRLRAAAEGDFVVAFYNPVSKRRRDLLPMARDILLRHRPADTPVLLATSLGRPEEHVRLRRLDALHVDEVDMMTVVLVGSSNTRVVQTGDGPRMFTPRGYARKMAGGDLATSEDPS; encoded by the coding sequence ATGGCTGTGACCCCCGTCGTCGTCGCCCTGAACCGCTCCGGCCTCGCCACCGCGCGCCGGGTGGCCGAGTCGCTGGCGTGTCCCCTCCACGGCCGCAAGGGTCGCACCGAGGGCTGCGACGCCACCTTCCCCGACGCGCTAAGCCATGTCCGCACCCTGTTCGCCGCCGGGCACGCGGTGGTGGGCGTCTGCGCCGCCGGCATCCTCGTGCGCGCGGTGGCGCCGCTGCTCGCCGACAAGCGCGCCGAGCCGCCCGTGCTGTCGGTCTCCGACGACGGGGCGGTCGTCGTGCCGCTGCTGGGCGGCCACCGGGGCGCGAACCGCATGGCGCGGGCGTTGGCCGAGGCGCTGGGGGCCATGGCGGCCGTGACCACCGCCGGCGACGTGGCCTTGGGCGTGGCGCTCGACGAGCCGCCCGAGGGCTGGACGCTGGCCAACCCCGAGGGCGCGAAGGATGCCATGGCCGCGCTGCTGGCGGGCGGCGGCGCGCGGGTCGAGGGGGACGCACCGTGGCTCCGCGGCCTGCCCGAGGGCGATGATGTGACGATCCGCGCCACCCTCGCGCCCCACGAGGGCGCGGGCCTCACCTTCCACCCCCGCCGCGCCGCGCTGGGCGTGGGCGCTTCGCGCGACTGCCCGCCCGAGGAACTGGCGGCGCTGGTGGACGGGGTGCTCGCAGAGGCCGGCATCGCCCCCGGCGCGCTGGCCGGCGTCTGGAGCGCCGACCTCAAGGGCGACGAGCCGGCGGTGATCGCCCTGGCGAAGCGGCTGGGTTGCCCCCTGCGCCTGTTCACCGCCCCGGAGCTGGAGAGCGAGACCCCCCGTACCGCGAACCCCTCGGACGTGGTCTTCGCCGAGATCGGCACCCACGGCGTTGCCGAGAACGCGGCCCTCCGTGCCGCCGGCCCCGACGCCGTGCTCGCGCAGCCGAAGCGCAAGTCCGCCATGGCCACCGCCGCGCTCGCGCTGGCGCCCGCGCCCATCGTGGACCTGCCGGGCCGCCCGCGCGGGCGCCTCTCGGTGGTCTCGATCGGCCCCGGGCAGGCGGCGTGGCGGACCCCGGAGGCCTCGGCCTGGGTGGCGGGCGCCGACGAGCTGGTCGGCTACGGCCTCTACATCGACCTGCTCGGGCCGCTGGCGGCGGGCAAGCCGCGCTCCGACTATCCCCTGGGCGGCGAGGAGGCGCGCTGCCGCCACGCGCTGGAGCGGGCGGGCGAGGGGCGCGACGTGGCGCTGGTCTGCTCGGGGGACGCGGGCATCTACGCCATGGGCGCGCTCGTGCTGGAGCTGATGGCGCGCACGGGCGAGGACGCGCTCAGCCCCGCCGCCCGGCGCGTCGAGCTGCGCGGCACGCCCGGCGTCTCGGCCCTGCAGGCGGCTGCCGCCCGCGCCGGGGCGCCGCTGGGCCACGACTTCTGCGCCATATCCCTGTCGGACCTGCTGACGCCCCGCGACGACATCCTGCGCCGCCTCCGCGCCGCCGCCGAGGGCGACTTCGTGGTGGCCTTCTACAACCCCGTCTCGAAGCGCCGCCGCGATCTTCTTCCCATGGCCCGCGACATCCTCCTGCGGCACCGCCCGGCGGACACGCCGGTCCTGCTCGCCACCTCCCTGGGGCGCCCCGAGGAGCACGTGCGCCTGCGCCGGCTGGACGCCCTCCACGTGGACGAAGTGGACATGATGACCGTGGTGCTGGTCGGCTCGTCGAACACCCGAGTGGTCCAGACGGGCGACGGCCCGCGCATGTTCACGCCCCGCGGCTACGCCCGCAAGATGGCGGGCGGCGACCTCGCGACCTCGGAGGACCCCTCGTGA
- a CDS encoding N-formylglutamate amidohydrolase — MTHPPFHVTPRPGRWVVTCDHASNRVPPCTGGGSLGLAPSDMGRHIAWDVGAAGVTDALAEALGGTAVRSDFSRLVIDPNRGEDDPTLLMRLYDGTVIPANRHADAAERERRLAAFHRPYHRALERVLAERPAPVVCSVHSFTPQLRGRPPRPWQVGVLFAGDRRLADPLILRLQSEPDLVVGVNEPYGGDLPGDAMDRHALRHGRLHVLIELRSDLISDGAGQRAWAQRLAPHLEAALEDAENARDG; from the coding sequence ATGACCCATCCGCCGTTCCATGTCACGCCCCGTCCCGGCCGATGGGTCGTCACCTGTGACCATGCGAGCAACCGCGTGCCGCCCTGCACGGGCGGCGGCTCGCTGGGCCTCGCCCCCTCGGACATGGGGCGTCACATCGCCTGGGACGTGGGCGCGGCCGGCGTCACCGACGCGCTGGCCGAGGCCCTGGGCGGCACCGCCGTGCGCTCCGACTTCTCGCGCCTCGTGATCGATCCGAACCGGGGCGAGGACGACCCCACCCTGCTCATGCGCCTCTACGACGGCACCGTGATCCCCGCGAACCGCCACGCGGACGCAGCCGAGCGCGAGCGGCGGCTGGCCGCGTTCCACCGCCCCTACCACCGCGCGCTGGAACGGGTGCTGGCCGAGCGCCCCGCCCCCGTCGTCTGCTCGGTCCACTCGTTCACGCCGCAGCTCCGCGGGCGCCCGCCGCGCCCGTGGCAGGTGGGGGTGCTGTTCGCCGGCGACCGGCGGCTGGCGGACCCGCTGATCCTGCGCCTTCAGTCCGAGCCCGACCTCGTGGTGGGCGTGAACGAGCCCTACGGCGGCGACCTGCCCGGGGACGCGATGGACCGCCACGCGCTGCGCCACGGGCGCCTCCACGTGTTGATCGAGCTGCGGAGCGACCTCATCTCCGACGGGGCGGGGCAGCGCGCGTGGGCGCAGCGCCTCGCGCCGCACCTGGAAGCCGCCCTGGAGGACGCCGAGAATGCCCGAGATGGATGA
- the cobI gene encoding precorrin-2 C(20)-methyltransferase — translation MTGTLHGVGLGPGAPDLLTLRAARVIERAEVVAYPSLAGGDSLARVIAAALIPKNAQEIRIDVPMTRAREPAQQAYDVGAEAIAAALDAGLDVVCLCEGDPLFYGSFMYLHARLAPRYRVEVVPGVTSLTACAAAAAQPLAARNDTLVVLPGPLPDDALRAHLRAADTVAILKVGRHLPRLRALVASEGLQGTYVERATTGAERVLPLADAPDEAPYFSTILVAKGADPWL, via the coding sequence ATGACCGGAACGCTCCACGGCGTCGGCCTCGGGCCGGGCGCGCCCGACCTCCTCACCTTGCGCGCCGCGCGCGTGATCGAGCGGGCCGAAGTCGTGGCCTATCCCTCGCTCGCCGGCGGCGACAGCCTCGCGCGCGTCATCGCCGCCGCGCTCATCCCCAAGAATGCCCAGGAGATCCGTATCGACGTCCCCATGACCCGCGCGCGCGAACCGGCGCAGCAGGCCTACGACGTGGGCGCCGAAGCCATCGCCGCCGCCCTTGACGCGGGCCTTGACGTGGTGTGCCTCTGCGAGGGTGACCCGCTGTTCTACGGCTCGTTCATGTACCTCCACGCCCGCCTCGCGCCGCGCTACCGCGTGGAGGTCGTGCCCGGCGTCACCTCGCTGACCGCCTGCGCCGCCGCCGCCGCGCAGCCGCTCGCGGCGCGCAACGACACCCTCGTGGTGCTACCCGGCCCGCTGCCCGACGATGCCTTGCGCGCCCACCTGCGCGCCGCCGACACGGTGGCGATCCTGAAAGTGGGCCGGCACCTGCCGCGCCTGCGCGCGCTGGTCGCCTCCGAGGGCCTCCAGGGTACCTACGTCGAGCGCGCCACCACCGGGGCCGAGCGCGTCCTGCCGCTGGCGGACGCGCCGGATGAGGCCCCCTACTTCTCCACCATCCTCGTCGCCAAGGGAGCCGACCCATGGCTGTGA
- the cobM gene encoding precorrin-4 C(11)-methyltransferase: MTVHFIGAGPGDPELLTLKAQRLIRSCPVCLYAGSLVPAAVVAEAPEGARVLDTAPMTLAETHAEIAAAHARGEDVARVHSGDPSLYGAIAEQIRLLRRDGIPFAVCPGVPAYAAAAAALGQELTIPEVAQSIVLTRVSMKSTSMPPRETLENFARTGATLAIHLGIRALREIERVLVPHYGADCPVVVAYRVGWPDEAFLRGTLADIREKVRAEKITRTALILVGPALGEVADFRDSALYDPAIPHVLRPRAR, encoded by the coding sequence GTGACCGTCCACTTCATCGGCGCCGGACCCGGCGACCCGGAACTTCTGACCCTCAAGGCCCAGCGGCTGATCCGCTCGTGCCCCGTATGCCTCTACGCCGGCAGCCTCGTGCCCGCCGCCGTGGTGGCCGAGGCGCCCGAGGGCGCCCGCGTCCTCGACACCGCGCCCATGACGCTGGCCGAGACCCATGCCGAGATCGCCGCCGCCCACGCCCGCGGCGAGGACGTGGCGCGGGTCCATTCCGGCGACCCCTCGCTCTACGGCGCCATCGCCGAGCAGATCCGCCTCCTGCGCCGCGACGGCATCCCCTTCGCGGTCTGCCCCGGCGTGCCCGCCTACGCCGCCGCCGCCGCCGCCCTGGGCCAGGAGCTGACGATCCCCGAGGTGGCGCAGTCGATCGTGCTCACGCGCGTGTCGATGAAGTCCACCTCCATGCCCCCCCGCGAGACGCTCGAGAACTTCGCGCGCACGGGCGCCACCCTCGCGATCCACCTCGGCATCCGCGCCCTGCGCGAGATCGAGCGGGTGCTCGTGCCCCACTACGGCGCCGACTGCCCCGTGGTCGTGGCCTACCGCGTGGGCTGGCCCGACGAGGCGTTCCTGCGCGGCACCCTCGCGGACATCCGCGAGAAGGTGAGGGCGGAGAAGATCACCCGCACCGCGCTGATCCTGGTCGGCCCCGCGCTGGGCGAGGTCGCCGATTTCCGCGACAGCGCGCTCTACGATCCGGCGATCCCCCACGTCCTGCGCCCCCGCGCCCGCTAG
- a CDS encoding M15 family metallopeptidase yields MHLTHGPLAALRARPLAAEVAEAARLRPGYREHAVALDDPRGQHQMVELRDRGIAGANAYWEGSPPYHERIEGAVPDLLLRAPVADALAGVNARLEPYDLELWVFDAWRPLAVQNHFHDHWMPARLRALNPDWDAARIAAETERYWARGARGAINPLSPPPHATGAAVDLTIRRQGGAELHMGTIFDDVSEASNTDAYEAEPEGLAVSAREARSNRRLLFWLMREAGFANNPTEWWHFSIGDQMWARITGARAAYYSTAPEVPSPRT; encoded by the coding sequence ATGCACCTGACCCACGGCCCCCTCGCCGCCTTGCGCGCCCGTCCCCTCGCCGCCGAGGTGGCCGAGGCCGCCCGCCTGCGCCCCGGCTACCGCGAGCACGCCGTCGCGCTGGACGACCCGCGAGGGCAGCATCAGATGGTGGAACTGCGGGACCGGGGCATCGCCGGGGCCAACGCCTACTGGGAGGGATCGCCGCCCTACCACGAGCGGATCGAGGGCGCCGTGCCCGACCTCCTCTTGCGCGCCCCGGTGGCCGACGCGCTGGCGGGGGTGAACGCGCGGCTGGAGCCTTACGACTTGGAGCTGTGGGTGTTCGACGCCTGGCGCCCGCTGGCGGTGCAGAACCACTTCCACGACCACTGGATGCCGGCGCGGCTGCGCGCGTTGAACCCCGACTGGGACGCCGCCCGCATCGCCGCGGAGACCGAGCGTTACTGGGCGCGCGGGGCCAGGGGCGCCATCAACCCGCTCTCGCCCCCGCCCCACGCCACGGGCGCCGCGGTGGACCTGACGATACGCCGGCAGGGCGGCGCGGAGCTGCACATGGGCACGATCTTCGACGACGTGTCGGAGGCCTCGAACACGGACGCCTACGAGGCGGAGCCCGAGGGGCTGGCCGTCTCGGCGCGCGAGGCGCGCAGCAACCGGCGCCTCCTCTTCTGGCTGATGCGCGAGGCGGGGTTCGCCAACAACCCGACCGAGTGGTGGCACTTCAGCATCGGCGACCAGATGTGGGCGCGGATCACTGGGGCGCGGGCGGCGTACTACTCGACGGCACCGGAGGTGCCGTCGCCCCGGACCTGA
- the cbiE gene encoding precorrin-6y C5,15-methyltransferase (decarboxylating) subunit CbiE, which translates to MPDAPWLHIVGIGEDGMAGLAPAARAVVEAAEVIVGGDRHHVLSDAVEARRIAWPHPFDALIEKLESLRGQRVVVLATGDPLWFSVGARIGRAIPPSQIAYHPQLSAFQLAAARMGWSMADVETLTVHGRPVEQMIAFIQPSARLLILTTGAQTPAQIAKFLADRGFGASPMTVLANMGGDAERRFDATADGWSHEVPAFNTLAVECVAAPDAALLPRVPGLDDALFRSDGTMTKREVRAATLAKLMPMRGALLWDIGTGSGSVAIEWMRAARSAHAIALEPRPDRRAMAAENALALGAPRLDLRDGEAPEALESLPSPDAVFIGGGLSEAVADAALAALRPLGRLVANAVTLESEAILLSLHARHGGDLVRLSVERAEPVGRYRGWRPSMAVTQWSLVKR; encoded by the coding sequence ATGCCTGACGCCCCTTGGCTCCACATCGTCGGCATCGGCGAGGACGGCATGGCGGGCCTCGCTCCGGCCGCCCGCGCCGTGGTCGAGGCCGCCGAGGTCATCGTCGGCGGCGACCGCCACCACGTCCTCTCAGACGCCGTGGAGGCCCGCCGCATCGCCTGGCCGCACCCCTTCGACGCCCTGATCGAAAAGCTCGAATCCCTGCGCGGTCAAAGGGTTGTGGTGCTGGCGACGGGCGACCCGCTGTGGTTCTCGGTCGGCGCCCGCATCGGCCGCGCGATCCCGCCCAGCCAGATCGCCTACCACCCCCAGCTCTCGGCCTTCCAGCTCGCGGCGGCCCGCATGGGCTGGAGCATGGCCGACGTCGAGACCCTCACGGTCCACGGCCGCCCGGTCGAGCAGATGATCGCCTTCATCCAGCCCAGCGCCCGCCTCCTGATCCTGACCACGGGCGCGCAAACCCCTGCCCAGATTGCGAAATTCCTAGCAGACCGTGGCTTCGGCGCCTCCCCCATGACGGTGCTCGCCAACATGGGCGGCGACGCCGAGCGCCGCTTCGACGCCACCGCCGACGGCTGGTCCCACGAGGTCCCCGCCTTCAACACGCTGGCCGTGGAATGCGTCGCCGCCCCCGACGCCGCGCTCCTGCCGCGCGTGCCCGGCCTCGATGACGCCCTGTTCCGCTCGGATGGGACCATGACCAAGCGGGAGGTCCGCGCGGCCACGCTCGCCAAGCTCATGCCCATGCGCGGCGCGCTCCTGTGGGACATCGGCACCGGCTCCGGCTCGGTCGCCATCGAGTGGATGCGCGCCGCCCGCTCGGCCCACGCCATCGCCCTCGAGCCGCGGCCCGACCGCCGCGCCATGGCCGCCGAGAACGCCCTTGCCCTGGGCGCCCCCCGCCTCGACCTGCGCGACGGCGAGGCGCCGGAGGCGTTGGAATCGCTGCCCTCTCCCGACGCGGTGTTCATCGGCGGCGGCCTCTCCGAGGCGGTCGCCGACGCCGCTCTCGCGGCCCTGCGCCCCCTCGGCCGGCTGGTTGCGAACGCGGTGACGCTGGAGAGCGAGGCTATCCTGCTCAGCCTTCACGCCCGCCACGGCGGCGACCTCGTGCGCCTCTCGGTGGAGCGCGCCGAGCCCGTGGGCCGCTACCGCGGCTGGCGCCCGTCGATGGCAGTGACGCAGTGGAGCCTCGTGAAGCGATGA
- a CDS encoding D-amino-acid transaminase: MRTVYVNGDYVPEAEARVSVFDRGFLFADGVYEVTSVLGGKLIDFDGHAARLERSLAELDMPMPMDADALLAVHRRLVEENGIDEGLVYLQVTRGAADRDFAYPDPAPAQTVVLFTQEKPGLADSPAAARGIRVVSIPDRRWARRDIKTVQLLYPSMGKMEAKGRGADDAWMVEDGAVTEGTSNNAYIVVGDTIVTRHLGEEILHGITRAAVLRMAREAQMRVEERAFTIEEAQGATEAFVTSASTFVTPVVEIDGAPVGDGTPGPVARRLREIYLDEARAKGR, translated from the coding sequence ATGCGCACCGTCTACGTGAACGGCGACTACGTGCCCGAGGCCGAGGCCCGCGTGTCGGTCTTCGACCGGGGCTTCCTGTTCGCGGACGGGGTCTACGAGGTGACCAGCGTGCTCGGCGGCAAGCTCATCGACTTCGACGGCCACGCCGCGCGCCTCGAGCGCTCGCTGGCCGAGCTGGACATGCCCATGCCGATGGACGCCGATGCGCTCCTCGCCGTGCACCGCCGGCTGGTCGAGGAGAACGGCATCGACGAGGGGCTGGTCTACCTGCAGGTCACCCGCGGCGCCGCCGACCGCGACTTCGCCTATCCCGACCCGGCGCCCGCGCAGACGGTGGTGCTGTTCACGCAAGAGAAGCCCGGCCTCGCCGACAGCCCGGCCGCCGCGCGCGGTATCCGGGTGGTCTCGATCCCCGACCGGCGCTGGGCGCGGCGCGACATCAAGACGGTGCAGCTGCTCTACCCTTCGATGGGCAAGATGGAGGCCAAGGGGCGCGGCGCGGACGATGCGTGGATGGTCGAGGACGGGGCCGTCACGGAAGGCACCTCGAACAACGCCTACATCGTGGTCGGCGACACCATCGTCACCCGGCACCTGGGCGAGGAGATCCTGCACGGCATCACGCGGGCGGCCGTGCTGCGCATGGCGCGCGAGGCGCAGATGCGGGTCGAGGAGCGGGCCTTCACGATCGAGGAGGCGCAGGGCGCCACGGAGGCCTTCGTCACCTCGGCCTCCACCTTCGTGACGCCGGTGGTGGAGATCGACGGCGCGCCCGTAGGCGACGGGACGCCCGGGCCGGTCGCCCGGCGCCTGCGCGAGATCTACCTCGACGAGGCCCGCGCCAAGGGGCGCTAA
- a CDS encoding precorrin-8X methylmutase — protein MRPYEKDPAAIYAASFATVRREAALDRFPPGLAEVAVRVIHACGMVEIADRLAFSPDAAERGADALRAGAPVYADCEMVASGITRRLLPAGAQVRCTLNDPRVPDLAADLGTTRSAAAVDLWETGGAVVAIGNAPTALFRLLERLDEGAPPPAAILAFPVGFVGAAESKAELAERPRNSPFVTLRGRRGGSAMASAAVNALAILAAGGVQ, from the coding sequence ATGAGACCCTACGAAAAGGACCCCGCGGCCATCTACGCCGCCTCCTTCGCCACGGTGCGCCGCGAGGCCGCGCTCGACCGCTTCCCGCCCGGCCTCGCCGAGGTCGCCGTGCGCGTGATCCACGCCTGCGGCATGGTCGAGATCGCCGACCGCCTCGCCTTCTCGCCCGACGCAGCCGAGCGCGGCGCCGACGCCCTGCGCGCGGGCGCCCCTGTCTACGCCGACTGCGAGATGGTCGCCTCGGGCATCACCCGCCGCCTCCTGCCCGCCGGCGCGCAAGTCCGCTGCACCCTGAACGACCCGCGCGTCCCGGACCTCGCCGCCGACCTCGGCACCACCCGCTCCGCCGCCGCCGTGGACCTGTGGGAGACCGGCGGCGCGGTCGTTGCCATTGGCAACGCCCCCACCGCCCTCTTCCGCCTCCTCGAGCGCCTCGACGAGGGCGCCCCGCCCCCCGCCGCCATCCTCGCCTTCCCGGTCGGCTTCGTCGGCGCCGCCGAGTCCAAGGCCGAGCTGGCCGAGCGCCCCCGCAACAGCCCCTTCGTCACCCTGCGCGGTCGCCGCGGCGGCAGCGCCATGGCCTCCGCGGCGGTGAACGCGCTCGCGATCCTCGCGGCGGGAGGCGTCCAATAG